From the genome of Ananas comosus cultivar F153 linkage group 18, ASM154086v1, whole genome shotgun sequence, one region includes:
- the LOC109724409 gene encoding WUSCHEL-related homeobox 6-like, with protein sequence MDDHNRNHINNTHNSGSAYDRDTAGPVRSRWTPKPEQILILESIFNSGMVNPPKEETVRIRKLLERYGSVGDANVFYWFQNRRSRSRRRQRQMQAAAALNNPAGGACAQLGGASLCDPNALSSGYSNNGNFFSCSSASSASSATASSSNFIGDDSDDLFAISRQMGYMESKSQVPTYMCSTPEVSQLQYQPGTITVFINGLPTEVPSGLIDMRALFREDAVLVNTSGELLPINEYGILMQSLQMGESYFLVSRPT encoded by the exons ATGGATGATCACAACCGAAACCACATCAACAACACCCACAACAGCGGCTCGGCGTACGACCGCGACACGGCCGGGCCGGTCCGGTCGAGATGGACACCAAAGCCCGAGCAGATCCTCATCCTAGAGTCCATCTTCAACAGCGGCATGGTGAACCCCCCCAAGGAGGAGACGGTGCGGATTCGCAAGCTTCTCGAGCGGTATGGGTCGGTCGGGGACGCGAACGTGTTCTACTGGTTCCAGAACAGGCGGTCGAGGTCGCGCAGACGACAGCGGCAGATGCAAGCCGCGGCCGCACTGAACAATCCCGCGGGAGGCGCTTGTGCCCAACTAGGCGGTGCAAGTCTATGCGATCCCAACGCTTTGTCGAGCGGTTATTCGAACAACGGAAACTTCTTTTCTTgctcttctgcttcttctgcttcttctgcTACTGCTAGTAGTTCTAATTTTATTGGAGATGATAGTGATGATCTCTTTGCTATCTCTCGTCAAATGGGCTACATGGAAAGTAAGAGTCAAGTTCCAACTTACATGTGCTCTACTCCTGAGGTGTCTCAACTGCAATATCAACCTG GGACTATCACAGTGTTCATCAATGGATTACCTACGGAAGTTCCGAGTGGCCTAATCGACATGAGAGCTTTGTTTAGAGAAGATGCAGTTCTTGTGAACACCTCTGGGGAGCTTCTTCCTATCAATGAGTACGGAATTCTCATGCAGAGTTTGCAAATGGGCGAGAGTTATTTTCTG GTTTCGCGGCCAACTTAG
- the LOC109724078 gene encoding E3 ubiquitin-protein ligase RING1-like isoform X2 translates to MEEASNARYWCHACSRTVIPVMAVEIECPRCHTGFVEQMGGAVDDDDLVSDRALSLLAPILLGMLANRNPRTESQDEDAAAADDDGAGDDGAGDPRRPQRRSPAFVRLLRRSDPENPSREGDRIILISPFRQAILLDDPGTGITIGDYFVGQGLDQLLQQLGEGDPSKYGTPPARKEAVEAMPRVRVEEAATCAVCLEELAVGEEAREMPCAHRFHGACIVPWLGLHGSCPVCRYQMPVEEEAKEPSNGGGGEGVNGGESGNGGGGEHGRRLWVPLPWPLSTLFSSSEAAGAAETESHGSSASSGSDS, encoded by the coding sequence ATGGAGGAAGCTTCGAACGCTAGGTATTGGTGCCACGCGTGCTCGCGAACGGTGATCCCCGTAATGGCGGTGGAGATCGAGTGCCCTCGTTGCCACACCGGCTTCGTCGAGCAGATGGGCGGCgccgtcgacgacgacgacctcGTCTCCGATCGTGCCCTCTCTCTGCTGGCGCCGATCCTCCTCGGGATGCTCGCCAACCGAAACCCTCGCACCGAATCCCAAGACGaagacgccgccgccgccgacgacgacggcgccggcgacgacggcgCCGGCGACCCCCGCCGCCCCCAGCGGCGGAGCCCCGCCTTCGTCCGATTGCTCCGCCGATCGGACCCCGAAAACCCTAGCCGCGAAGGCGATCGCATCATCCTCATCAGCCCGTTCCGGCAGGCGATCCTTCTCGACGATCCGGGCACGGGGATCACCATCGGCGACTACTTCGTGGGGCAGGGGCTGGATCAGCTGCTGCAGCAGCTGGGGGAGGGCGATCCGAGCAAGTACGGGACCCCGCCGGCGAGGAAGGAGGCGGTGGAGGCGATGCCGAGGGTGCGGGTGGAAGAGGCGGCGACGTGCGCGGTGTGCTTGGAGGAGCTCGCGGTCGGGGAGGAGGCGAGGGAGATGCCGTGCGCGCACCGGTTCCACGGCGCGTGCATAGTGCCGTGGCTAGGGTTGCATGGCTCGTGCCCCGTGTGTAGGTACCAAATGCCcgtggaggaggaggcgaaggagCCCTCCAATGGTGGTGGTGGAGAGGGTGTTAATGGCGGAGAGAGCGGTAATGGTGGTGGAGGGGAGCATGGGAGGAGGTTGTGGGTGCCCCTGCCGTGGCCGCTTAGTACGTTATTTTCATCGTCGGAGGCAGCGGGGGCGGCAGAGACGGAAAGCCATGGGAGCTCGGCTTCTTCTGGTAGTGATTCTTGA
- the LOC109723726 gene encoding myb-related protein 2-like — MYNNHHQGHNNNLLIPSRGAFPADKHLFLQGGSVQGESGLVLSTDAKPRLKWTPELHERFIEAVNHLGGADKATPKTIMRLMGISGLTLYHLKSHLQKYRLSKNLQTQSSNGSTKNIVSCTVATDRTLEGNGAPISDLNIASQTKKTMQISEALQMQIEVQRRLHEQLEVQRHLQLRIEAQGKYLQSVLEKAHETLAKQNLGSAPGLEAAKAQLSELVSKVSTECLHNAFTFEDVHRHAAQFNDGSVDSCLTSCEGSQKEQELHTKCKRTAAEDINSQALWFRDSNKRKIASASAARDQDMNDYHVQRDSGMLSIGLAAHDAKEMRGNVFEARRNDPCLTTQLDLNANYSSDAAPNCKKFDLNGISWT; from the exons ATGTATAATAATCATCATCAAGGCCACAACAACAACCTTCTTATTCCTTCGCGGGGAGCCTTTCCTGCAGATAAGCATTTGTTTTTGCAAGGGGGGAGTGTTCAGGGGGAGTCGGGGCTCGTTCTCTCTACCGATGCTAAGCCTAGATTGAAATGGACACCGGAACTCCACGAGCGTTTCATAGAGGCGGTAAATCATCTCGGCGGAGCAGATA AAGCCACACCGAAAACAATCATGAGGCTCATGGGCATCTCAGGACTAACTCTATATCACCTTAAAAGCCATCTTCAG AAATACAGGCTTAGCAAGAATCTACAGACGCAATCGAGTAACGGAAGCACGAAAAATA TTGTAAGCTGCACCGTAGCAACAGATAGAACACTCGAAGGGAATGGAGCGCCGATAAGCGATTTGAATATCGCGTCCCAGACAAAGAA AACTATGCAGATAAGCGAAGCATTGCAAATGCAAATTGAAGTACAGAGGCGCCTGCACGAACAACTAGAG GTGCAAAGACATCTACAACTCCGCATTGAAGCGCAGGGAAAATACTTGCAGTCGGTGCTGGAGAAGGCACATGAGACTCTCGCAAAACAGAACTTAGGCTCTGCCCCCGGTCTAGAAGCCGCCAAAGCGCAACTATCTGAACTCGTATCGAAAGTCTCAACCGAATGCCTGCACAATGCATTTACTTTCGAAGATGTCCACAGACACGCAGCGCAGTTCAACGACGGTTCGGTCGATAGCTGCTTGACATCGTGCGAAGGGTCACAAAAGGAGCAAGAGTTGCACACCAAGTGTAAGAGGACAGCTGCAGAAGATATCAATTCTCAAGCTTTATGGTTTAGAGACTCAAATAAGCGTAAAATCGCTTCTGCGTCAGCTGCTAGAGATCAAGATATGAATGACTACCATGTCCAAAGAGACTCTGGCATGTTATCTATCGGCCTCGCGGCACATGACGCTAAGGAAATGAGAGGCAACGTTTTCGAGGCTCGACGAAATGACCCATGTCTCACGACCCAACTGGATCTAAACGCGAATTATTCGAGTGACGCAGCTCCAAACTGCAAAAAGTTTGACTTGAATGGTATTAGCTGGACTTAG
- the LOC109724222 gene encoding cyclic dof factor 1-like, whose product MYELRDPAIKLFGRTIPLPEAAPPPPPPPPEEEEEEAEGGADPAPPSETSMEAEQDTDKEIKETEVNSIKPGVPEEDHPEPNCSSGLESASSDDLQTPACEDKSEAELKSEQVKSEGEGSNQDSKALKKPDKVLPCPRCNSMDTKFCYYNNYNVNQPRHFCKNCQRYWTAGGSMRNVPVGAGRRKNKNSCSQFRHIMLSSDGMAAGRADTPDFTNHQAISCGPGPSVPPRPIKGNGTVLKFGPEVPLCESMASVLNIGEQKNNTENKEESMEASNCVENGLPPSVAQNGPNSMQGYCNGFTPQHPLPYYPPTPFVYPWSPGYCNGPPPMMPAHALSPPAIPFPFVPSPFWACLPGWPNGMWNGPWPVSNGVLSPSSPTSNSSCSGNGSPSLGKHSRDANLLGEEKVEKSLWVPKTLRIDDPDDAAKSSIWTTLGIKPDEGGIFKSFKSKAEAKKSDASQVLQANPAALSRSQSFQEST is encoded by the exons ATGTATGAGCTCAGAGATCCCGCGATCAAGCTCTTCGGAAGGACCATACCGCTTCCCGaggccgcgccgccgccgccgccgccgccgccggaggaggaggaggaggaggcggagggtgGCGCCGATCCGGCTCCGCCGTCGGAGACTTCCATGGAAGCGGAGCAG GATACAgacaaagaaataaaagaaacagaagTCAATAGCATAAAACCAGGTGTGCCAGAGGAGGACCATCCAGAACCAAATTGTTCTTCTGGTTTAGAGAGTGCCAGTAGCGATGACCTTCAAACACCCGCATGTGAAGACAAGTCGGAAGCTGAATTAAAATCTGAGCAAGTTAAGAGTGAGGGTGAGGGTTCAAACCAAGATAGTAAGGCCCTCAAGAAGCCAGATAAGGTCCTTCCATGCCCTAGGTGCAACAGTATGGACACCAAGTTTTGTTACTACAATAACTACAACGTCAATCAACCACGGCACTTTTGCAAGAACTGTCAAAGATATTGGACTGCAGGGGGTAGTATGCGAAATGTCCCTGTTGGTGCAGGCAGGCGTAAAAATAAGAACTCTTGCTCTCAGTTTCGCCATATTATGTTGTCATCTGATGGCATGGCTGCTGGCCGGGCTGACACTCCTGATTTCACCAACCATCAGGCTATTTCATGCGGGCCTGGGCCTTCTGTCCCCCCGAGGCCCATAAAAGGAAATGGTACTGTCCTGAAATTTGGGCCTGAAGTGCCACTCTGTGAGTCCATGGCGTCTGTGCTGAATATTGGGGAGCAGAAGAATAATACTGAAAATAAGGAGGAATCAATGGAGGCCTCAAATTGTGTTGAAAATGGATTACCTCCAAGTGTAGCTCAAAATGGTCCAAATAGTATGCAGGGATATTGTAATGGGTTTACTCCTCAACATCCGCTACCTTATTACCCGCCAACTCCCTTTGTGTACCCTTGGAGTCCGGGATACTGTAATGGACCACCACCCATGATGCCGGCCCATGCACTCTCTCCACCGGCCATTCCTTTTCCCTTCGTTCCGTCTCCCTTTTGGGCGTGCCTCCCTGGGTGGCCCAATGGAATGTGGAACGGTCCATGGCCTGTATCGAACGGTGTATTATCACCATCATCTCCCACAAGCAACAGCAGTTGTTCAGGCAATGGCTCTCCGAGCTTGGGAAAGCATTCTAGAGATGCGAATTTACTGGGCGAGGAGAAAGTGGAGAAATCTTTGTGGGTTCCTAAGACCCTAAGAATCGATGACCCAGACGATGCTGCAAAGAGTTCTATATGGACTACTCTTGGGATTAAGCCAGATGAGGGAGGTATATTTAAGTCTTTCAAGTCCAAAGCCGAAGCTAAGAAGTCAGATGCCTCTCAAGTATTGCAGGCAAATCCGGCAGCGTTATCACGGTCTCAATCCTTTCAGGAGAGCACATGA
- the LOC109724080 gene encoding uncharacterized protein LOC109724080 isoform X2, with the protein MAAEAASRSTPRPPPDPSPPRPKQEESSIPWRARSGEVSLGSARSPQESAPWPLLKLQNLIPTVKSQYKVYEDAFVEKVKEGILLAREHPVEVCGVAVAAGFILLPGPRRFLLRQTIGRFKTEKQLLTEAELRLKEFSESVEELKKDSTNILKRTGFGEEHLQRGSTNLRSTGRQIQRLVNSTYKVGATAEDLMHRLRTIPGRDSLELRAEVASMASDLKNQRRELQQKIVKISELGIRV; encoded by the exons ATGGCGGCGGAGGCCGCGTCTCGATCCACTCCGCGCCCTCCTCCTGATCCCTCTCCGCCACGGCCGAAGCAGGAAGAGAGCTCGATCCCATGGCGCGCCCGTTCCGGGGAGGTCTCCCTCGGATCCGCTCGATCTCCGCAGGAGAGCGCGCCGTGGCCCCTCCTGAAGCTCCAG AATTTGATTCCAACTGTGAAGTCTCAGTACAAAGTTTATGAGGATGCATTTGTCGAGAAAGTGAAAG AGGGGATATTGCTTGCTCGTGAACACCCAGTTGAGGTATGTGGAGTTGCTGTTGCTGCAGGATTCATTCTTCTGCCAG GTCCTAGGCGTTTCTTGCTTCGTCAGACCATAGGGCGCTTTAAAACAGAGAAG CAACTGCTTACTGAAGCTGAATTAAGGTTGAAAGAGTTCAGTGAATCTGTAGAGGAACTGAAAAAGGACAGTACGAACATTCTTAAGAGAACAGGATTTGGTGAAGAACACCTGCAACGTGGAAGCACTAATTTGAG ATCTACTGGACGCCAAATCCAGAGGCTTGTTAATTCCACTTACAAGGTAGGAGCAACCGCCGAAG ATCTGATGCACCGGTTACGAACAATTCCCGGCAGAGACTCACTGGAGCTTCGCGCAGAG GTGGCTTCCATGGCATCTGATTTGAAGAATCAGAGACGTGAGCTCCAACAGAAGATTGTCAAAATTTCGGAACTTGGCATTCGTGTTTAA
- the LOC109724080 gene encoding uncharacterized protein LOC109724080 isoform X1, with protein sequence MAAEAASRSTPRPPPDPSPPRPKQEESSIPWRARSGEVSLGSARSPQESAPWPLLKLQNLIPTVKSQYKVYEDAFVEKVKEGILLAREHPVEVCGVAVAAGFILLPGPRRFLLRQTIGRFKTEKQLLTEAELRLKEFSESVEELKKDSTNILKRTGFGEEHLQRGSTNLRSTGRQIQRLVNSTYKVGATAEDLMHRLRTIPGRDSLELRAEQVASMASDLKNQRRELQQKIVKISELGIRV encoded by the exons ATGGCGGCGGAGGCCGCGTCTCGATCCACTCCGCGCCCTCCTCCTGATCCCTCTCCGCCACGGCCGAAGCAGGAAGAGAGCTCGATCCCATGGCGCGCCCGTTCCGGGGAGGTCTCCCTCGGATCCGCTCGATCTCCGCAGGAGAGCGCGCCGTGGCCCCTCCTGAAGCTCCAG AATTTGATTCCAACTGTGAAGTCTCAGTACAAAGTTTATGAGGATGCATTTGTCGAGAAAGTGAAAG AGGGGATATTGCTTGCTCGTGAACACCCAGTTGAGGTATGTGGAGTTGCTGTTGCTGCAGGATTCATTCTTCTGCCAG GTCCTAGGCGTTTCTTGCTTCGTCAGACCATAGGGCGCTTTAAAACAGAGAAG CAACTGCTTACTGAAGCTGAATTAAGGTTGAAAGAGTTCAGTGAATCTGTAGAGGAACTGAAAAAGGACAGTACGAACATTCTTAAGAGAACAGGATTTGGTGAAGAACACCTGCAACGTGGAAGCACTAATTTGAG ATCTACTGGACGCCAAATCCAGAGGCTTGTTAATTCCACTTACAAGGTAGGAGCAACCGCCGAAG ATCTGATGCACCGGTTACGAACAATTCCCGGCAGAGACTCACTGGAGCTTCGCGCAGAG CAGGTGGCTTCCATGGCATCTGATTTGAAGAATCAGAGACGTGAGCTCCAACAGAAGATTGTCAAAATTTCGGAACTTGGCATTCGTGTTTAA
- the LOC109724078 gene encoding E3 ubiquitin-protein ligase RING1-like isoform X1, with protein sequence MSVYLNPCLLISMEEASNARYWCHACSRTVIPVMAVEIECPRCHTGFVEQMGGAVDDDDLVSDRALSLLAPILLGMLANRNPRTESQDEDAAAADDDGAGDDGAGDPRRPQRRSPAFVRLLRRSDPENPSREGDRIILISPFRQAILLDDPGTGITIGDYFVGQGLDQLLQQLGEGDPSKYGTPPARKEAVEAMPRVRVEEAATCAVCLEELAVGEEAREMPCAHRFHGACIVPWLGLHGSCPVCRYQMPVEEEAKEPSNGGGGEGVNGGESGNGGGGEHGRRLWVPLPWPLSTLFSSSEAAGAAETESHGSSASSGSDS encoded by the exons ATGTCGGTGTATTTAAATCCGTGCTTA TTGATCTCCATGGAGGAAGCTTCGAACGCTAGGTATTGGTGCCACGCGTGCTCGCGAACGGTGATCCCCGTAATGGCGGTGGAGATCGAGTGCCCTCGTTGCCACACCGGCTTCGTCGAGCAGATGGGCGGCgccgtcgacgacgacgacctcGTCTCCGATCGTGCCCTCTCTCTGCTGGCGCCGATCCTCCTCGGGATGCTCGCCAACCGAAACCCTCGCACCGAATCCCAAGACGaagacgccgccgccgccgacgacgacggcgccggcgacgacggcgCCGGCGACCCCCGCCGCCCCCAGCGGCGGAGCCCCGCCTTCGTCCGATTGCTCCGCCGATCGGACCCCGAAAACCCTAGCCGCGAAGGCGATCGCATCATCCTCATCAGCCCGTTCCGGCAGGCGATCCTTCTCGACGATCCGGGCACGGGGATCACCATCGGCGACTACTTCGTGGGGCAGGGGCTGGATCAGCTGCTGCAGCAGCTGGGGGAGGGCGATCCGAGCAAGTACGGGACCCCGCCGGCGAGGAAGGAGGCGGTGGAGGCGATGCCGAGGGTGCGGGTGGAAGAGGCGGCGACGTGCGCGGTGTGCTTGGAGGAGCTCGCGGTCGGGGAGGAGGCGAGGGAGATGCCGTGCGCGCACCGGTTCCACGGCGCGTGCATAGTGCCGTGGCTAGGGTTGCATGGCTCGTGCCCCGTGTGTAGGTACCAAATGCCcgtggaggaggaggcgaaggagCCCTCCAATGGTGGTGGTGGAGAGGGTGTTAATGGCGGAGAGAGCGGTAATGGTGGTGGAGGGGAGCATGGGAGGAGGTTGTGGGTGCCCCTGCCGTGGCCGCTTAGTACGTTATTTTCATCGTCGGAGGCAGCGGGGGCGGCAGAGACGGAAAGCCATGGGAGCTCGGCTTCTTCTGGTAGTGATTCTTGA